A stretch of Prunus dulcis chromosome 6, ALMONDv2, whole genome shotgun sequence DNA encodes these proteins:
- the LOC117630016 gene encoding tropinone reductase homolog At1g07440-like, with the protein MSSRDAQRRWSLQGLTALITGGTKGIGHAIVEELAGLGATIHTCARNEVDLNVCLSQWEKKGFQVTGSVCDVVSRTQREELINKVSSLFDGKLNIFINNVGTSILKPTTEFTAEDYTFLMSTNLESAYHFCQLAHPLLKASGAGNIVFLSSVAGVVSVEVGSAYSATKGAMNQLAKNLACEWAKDNIRTNSVAPWFIKTPLAEHFLSNEIFLKIINSRTPLGRPGEPEEVSALVAFLCLPAASYITGQTICVDGGMTVNGLLFQGA; encoded by the exons ATGAGTAGCAGAGACGCACAGAGAAGATGGTCTCTTCAGGGATTGACTGCTCTTATTACTGGAGGAACCAAAGGGATTGG GCACGCTATAGTGGAAGAATTGGCAGGGCTAGGTGCAACTATCCATACTTGTGCTCGGAATGAAGTTGATCTCAATGTCTGCTTGAGCCAATGGGAGAAGAAGGGTTTTCAAGTCACTGGTTCAGTGTGTGATGTGGTGTCAAGAACCCAAAGAGAGGAGCTTATAAACAAAGTCTCGTCATTGTTTGATGGAAAACTTAACATCTTT ATAAACAATGTGGGAACAAGCATACTAAAACCAACGACGGAGTTCACAGCTGAAGATTATACATTTCTTATGAGTACCAATCTTGAATCTGCTTATCACTTCTGCCAACTCGCACATCCTCTGCTCAAAGCTTCAGGAGCCGGTAACATTGTTTTTCTGTCTTCTGTTGCTGGTGTGGTTTCGGTGGAAGTTGGATCTGCATATTCTGCCACTAAAG gaGCAATGAATCAATTAGCCAAAAACTTGGCATGTGAGTGGGCAAAAGATAACATAAGGACTAATAGTGTTGCACCTTGGTTCATCAAAACTCCCCTCGCTGAACAT TTTCTCAGCaacgaaatttttttgaagatCATCAACTCTCGAACGCCGTTAGGACGTCCTGGGGAGCCAGAAGAGGTGTCAGCCTTGGTGGCATTTCTATGCCTACCTGCGGCCTCTTACATAACTGGCCAAACTATTTGCGTTGACGGAGGAATGACAGTCAATGGCCTCCTCTTCCAAGGAGCATGA
- the LOC117630015 gene encoding uncharacterized protein LOC117630015 isoform X1 codes for MVQIIPESVGKLRSEWNVRVMVVSSLCLQILLILFGNRRKYIAKPWIRIVTWTAYLSADWVATVALGMISSFQGENNDPESSTNSNSSQILMVLWVPFLLLHLGGPDTITAYSLEDNELWLRHLLGLLVQAVAALYIFLQSWRASQYQLPSLAIPIFFSGIIKYGERTWVLRSASSERFRELLLPPPNQSDYAEFATEVYSKEIRGEPAAFSMIPEAPFVPGVHPTIAEAKPIHEAYQLFKILKHLYADLILDHYDERWCHYMIGDHPFDYVFKLLEIELGFMYDVLYTKANVVYSLTGIIFCSISLVCCISTFFVFCLVIDKHRYSTIDVAITYLLSVGAIALELYAIAALVLTDWTQYWLSKYKHWLSQPKYWLIKRLHTLAPPIYRAISYFRLKLSYEKGWSGTMTQFNLIDFCVKEKPIKFGGIQKFIGTYDIWEKYCYSTLEDVPIKMKQFIFEQLKVARSESHVSQVLSWRGDQVLEKTNCDEKLSWSLVEVPFDQSILLWHIAKDLCYYTDLEKYQEIPTPNSKHNFSKLVSNYLMHILVTRPFMLPKGIGKIRFRDTCADATNFFEKRRSIISGSNGKGRARQVLLELNTDVDPESVIGDRSKTVVFTGCRLAKQLQSLETEEEWGNEEKWEMIAKVWIEMLCYAASQCGWNEHAQHLRKGGELLTHVCLLMANFGLSEQFQIRVGAPRISIETRG; via the coding sequence ATGGTGCAAATTATTCCAGAGAGTGTGGGAAAACTACGGAGCGAATGGAACGTTAGGGTCATGGTTGTAAGCAGCCTATGCTTACAAATCCTGCTAATACTCTTTGGAAATCGACGCAAGTACATTGCAAAACCCTGGATCAGAATTGTCACTTGGACAGCATACTTATCAGCAGATTGGGTTGCAACTGTTGCCCTCGGCATGATATCCAGCTTTCAAGGAGAAAATAATGATCCAGAAAGTTCCACAAATTCAAACAGCAGCCAAATCCTGATGGTTTTGTGGGTACCCTTTCTTCTGCTTCACCTTGGCGGCCCGGACACCATCACTGCTTACTCATTGGAGGACAATGAGCTCTGGCTGAGGCACCTCTTGGGCTTACTTGTGCAGGCTGTAGCCGCTTTATACATCTTTTTGCAGTCATGGAGAGCAAGCCAGTACCAGCTCCCCTCACTAGCAATaccgatttttttttcaggaaTTATCAAGTATGGGGAGAGGACTTGGGTCCTGCGTTCTGCAAGCAGTGAGAGATTTAGGGAGCTGTTGCTCCCACCCCCTAACCAAAGTGATTATGCTGAGTTTGCCACTGAAGTTTATTCCAAAGAAATTCGGGGAGAGCCTGCAGCTTTCTCTATGATCCCTGAAGCTCCATTTGTACCTGGAGTTCATCCCACTATTGCTGAAGCCAAACCAATCCATGAAGCCTATCAATTATTCAAAATCTTGAAGCATCTCTATGCGGATTTGATCCTTGATCATTATGATGAACGATGGTGCCATTACATGATCGGCGACCATCCATTCGATTACGTCTTCAAACTACTGGAGATTGAGCTTGGCTTTATGTATGATGTGCTGTACACAAAGGCAAACGTGGTGTATTCTCTCACAGGTATCATTTTTTGCTCCATCAGCCTTGTTTGCTGCATTTCCACATTTTTCGTCTTTTGTCTCGTCATTGATAAGCATCGTTATTCAACCATTGATGTGGCTATCACTTACTTGTTGTCTGTTGGAGCCATTGCCCTTGAGCTATATGCTATCGCTGCACTAGTTCTCACAGATTGGACACAATATTGGTTAAGCAAGTATAAACATTGGTTAAGCCAGCCTAAATATTGGTTAATCAAGCGTCTACATACGCTTGCTCCACCTATCTATCGAGCAATCTCTTACTTCCGGTTGAAATTGAGCTATGAAAAAGGGTGGTCTGGAACCATGACACAATTCAATCTCATTGATTTTTGTGTAAAAGAGAAGCCCATAAAGTTTGGTGGAATTCAAAAGTTCATTGGCACCTATGACATTTGGGAGAAGTACTGCTATTCAACTTTAGAGGATGTCCCTATTAAAATGAAACAGTTTATCTTTGAGCAACTCAAAGTTGCTCGAAGCGAAAGTCATGTTAGCCAAGTGTTGAGTTGGAGAGGTGATCAAGTGCTAGAGAAGACAAATTGTGATGAAAAATTGAGTTGGAGCTTGGTTGAAGTACCTTTCGACCAGAGCATTCTTCTGTGGCACATAGCAAAGGATTTGTGCTACTATACTGACCTAGAAAAATATCAGGAGATCCCTACTCCCAATTCGAAACACAATTTCAGCAAGTTGGTCTCGAATTACCTGATGCACATTCTCGTGACGCGCCCTTTCATGTTGCCAAAGGGAATTGGGAAAATTAGGTTCCGGGATACTTGTGCTGACGccacaaatttttttgagaagagaagaagTATCATAAGTGGTAGTAATGGAAAAGGCCGTGCCCGTCAAGTGTTGCTTGAGTTGAACACAGACGTGGATCCAGAGAGTGTGATTGGGGATAGAAGCAAGACAGTAGTGTTTACCGGGTGTAGGCTTGCAAAACAGTTACAATCACTTGAAACAGAGGAAGAATGGGGAAATGAAGAGAAATGGGAAATGATAGCTAAGGTGTGGATAGAGATGTTGTGCTATGCAGCAAGCCAATGTGGATGGAATGAGCACGCCCAACATCTTAGAAAGGGGGGAGAGCTTCTTACTCATGTTTGTCTTCTCATGGCAAATTTTGGTTTGAGTGAACAATTTCAGATAAGAGTAGGGGCGCCAAGAATATCTATCGAAACCAGGGGGTGA
- the LOC117630015 gene encoding uncharacterized protein LOC117630015 isoform X2, whose protein sequence is MVVSSLCLQILLILFGNRRKYIAKPWIRIVTWTAYLSADWVATVALGMISSFQGENNDPESSTNSNSSQILMVLWVPFLLLHLGGPDTITAYSLEDNELWLRHLLGLLVQAVAALYIFLQSWRASQYQLPSLAIPIFFSGIIKYGERTWVLRSASSERFRELLLPPPNQSDYAEFATEVYSKEIRGEPAAFSMIPEAPFVPGVHPTIAEAKPIHEAYQLFKILKHLYADLILDHYDERWCHYMIGDHPFDYVFKLLEIELGFMYDVLYTKANVVYSLTGIIFCSISLVCCISTFFVFCLVIDKHRYSTIDVAITYLLSVGAIALELYAIAALVLTDWTQYWLSKYKHWLSQPKYWLIKRLHTLAPPIYRAISYFRLKLSYEKGWSGTMTQFNLIDFCVKEKPIKFGGIQKFIGTYDIWEKYCYSTLEDVPIKMKQFIFEQLKVARSESHVSQVLSWRGDQVLEKTNCDEKLSWSLVEVPFDQSILLWHIAKDLCYYTDLEKYQEIPTPNSKHNFSKLVSNYLMHILVTRPFMLPKGIGKIRFRDTCADATNFFEKRRSIISGSNGKGRARQVLLELNTDVDPESVIGDRSKTVVFTGCRLAKQLQSLETEEEWGNEEKWEMIAKVWIEMLCYAASQCGWNEHAQHLRKGGELLTHVCLLMANFGLSEQFQIRVGAPRISIETRG, encoded by the coding sequence ATGGTTGTAAGCAGCCTATGCTTACAAATCCTGCTAATACTCTTTGGAAATCGACGCAAGTACATTGCAAAACCCTGGATCAGAATTGTCACTTGGACAGCATACTTATCAGCAGATTGGGTTGCAACTGTTGCCCTCGGCATGATATCCAGCTTTCAAGGAGAAAATAATGATCCAGAAAGTTCCACAAATTCAAACAGCAGCCAAATCCTGATGGTTTTGTGGGTACCCTTTCTTCTGCTTCACCTTGGCGGCCCGGACACCATCACTGCTTACTCATTGGAGGACAATGAGCTCTGGCTGAGGCACCTCTTGGGCTTACTTGTGCAGGCTGTAGCCGCTTTATACATCTTTTTGCAGTCATGGAGAGCAAGCCAGTACCAGCTCCCCTCACTAGCAATaccgatttttttttcaggaaTTATCAAGTATGGGGAGAGGACTTGGGTCCTGCGTTCTGCAAGCAGTGAGAGATTTAGGGAGCTGTTGCTCCCACCCCCTAACCAAAGTGATTATGCTGAGTTTGCCACTGAAGTTTATTCCAAAGAAATTCGGGGAGAGCCTGCAGCTTTCTCTATGATCCCTGAAGCTCCATTTGTACCTGGAGTTCATCCCACTATTGCTGAAGCCAAACCAATCCATGAAGCCTATCAATTATTCAAAATCTTGAAGCATCTCTATGCGGATTTGATCCTTGATCATTATGATGAACGATGGTGCCATTACATGATCGGCGACCATCCATTCGATTACGTCTTCAAACTACTGGAGATTGAGCTTGGCTTTATGTATGATGTGCTGTACACAAAGGCAAACGTGGTGTATTCTCTCACAGGTATCATTTTTTGCTCCATCAGCCTTGTTTGCTGCATTTCCACATTTTTCGTCTTTTGTCTCGTCATTGATAAGCATCGTTATTCAACCATTGATGTGGCTATCACTTACTTGTTGTCTGTTGGAGCCATTGCCCTTGAGCTATATGCTATCGCTGCACTAGTTCTCACAGATTGGACACAATATTGGTTAAGCAAGTATAAACATTGGTTAAGCCAGCCTAAATATTGGTTAATCAAGCGTCTACATACGCTTGCTCCACCTATCTATCGAGCAATCTCTTACTTCCGGTTGAAATTGAGCTATGAAAAAGGGTGGTCTGGAACCATGACACAATTCAATCTCATTGATTTTTGTGTAAAAGAGAAGCCCATAAAGTTTGGTGGAATTCAAAAGTTCATTGGCACCTATGACATTTGGGAGAAGTACTGCTATTCAACTTTAGAGGATGTCCCTATTAAAATGAAACAGTTTATCTTTGAGCAACTCAAAGTTGCTCGAAGCGAAAGTCATGTTAGCCAAGTGTTGAGTTGGAGAGGTGATCAAGTGCTAGAGAAGACAAATTGTGATGAAAAATTGAGTTGGAGCTTGGTTGAAGTACCTTTCGACCAGAGCATTCTTCTGTGGCACATAGCAAAGGATTTGTGCTACTATACTGACCTAGAAAAATATCAGGAGATCCCTACTCCCAATTCGAAACACAATTTCAGCAAGTTGGTCTCGAATTACCTGATGCACATTCTCGTGACGCGCCCTTTCATGTTGCCAAAGGGAATTGGGAAAATTAGGTTCCGGGATACTTGTGCTGACGccacaaatttttttgagaagagaagaagTATCATAAGTGGTAGTAATGGAAAAGGCCGTGCCCGTCAAGTGTTGCTTGAGTTGAACACAGACGTGGATCCAGAGAGTGTGATTGGGGATAGAAGCAAGACAGTAGTGTTTACCGGGTGTAGGCTTGCAAAACAGTTACAATCACTTGAAACAGAGGAAGAATGGGGAAATGAAGAGAAATGGGAAATGATAGCTAAGGTGTGGATAGAGATGTTGTGCTATGCAGCAAGCCAATGTGGATGGAATGAGCACGCCCAACATCTTAGAAAGGGGGGAGAGCTTCTTACTCATGTTTGTCTTCTCATGGCAAATTTTGGTTTGAGTGAACAATTTCAGATAAGAGTAGGGGCGCCAAGAATATCTATCGAAACCAGGGGGTGA
- the LOC117630018 gene encoding tropinone reductase homolog At5g06060-like — MSSRERRWSLEGLTALVTGGTRGIGYAIVEELAGFGATIHTCARNEVDLNDCLSQWEKKGFKVTGSVCDVVSKSQREDLINKLSSLFDGKLNILINNVGTNITKPTTEFTAEDYTFLMSTNLESAYHLCQLAHPLLKASGAGSIVFLSSVAGVISLEVGSIYSAAKGAINQLAKNLACEWAKDNIRTNSIAPWFITTPLGDHFLGNEKSLKIIKSRTPLRRPGEPEEVSSLVAFLCLPAASYITGQTISVDGGVTVNGLLFQGA; from the exons ATGAGtagcagagagagaagatggtCTCTTGAGGGATTGACTGCTCTTGTTACTGGTGGAACCAGAGGGATTGG GTATGCTATAGTGGAAGAATTGGCAGGGTTTGGTGCAACTATTCACACTTGTGCTCGGAATGAAGTTGACCTCAATGACTGCTTGAGTCAATGGGAGAAGAAGGGTTTCAAGGTCACTGGTTCAGTGTGTGATGTGGTATCAAAATCCCAAAGAGAGGACCTTATAAACAAGCTTTCATCCCTGTTTGATGGGAAACTCAACATCCTT ATAAACAATGTGGgaacaaacataacaaaaccaACGACGGAGTTCACAGCTGAAGATTACACATTTCTTATGAGTACCAATCTTGAATCTGCTTATCATTTGTGCCAACTTGCACATCCTCTGCTCAAAGCTTCAGGAGCCGGCAGCATTGTTTTTCTGTCTTCTGTTGCTGGTGTGATTTCATTGGAAGTTGGATCTATATATTCTGCCGCTAAAG GAGCAATAAATCAATTAGCCAAAAACTTGGCATGCGAGTGGGCAAAAGATAACATAAGAACTAACAGTATTGCGCCTTGGTTCATCACAACTCCCCTCGGTGACCAT TTTCTTGGCAACGAAAAATCTTTGAAGATCATCAAGTCTCGAACCCCATTAAGACGTCCAGGAGAGCCAGAAGAGGTGTCTTCCTTGGTAGCATTTCTGTGCCTACCGGCCGCCTCTTACATAACTGGCCAAACTATTTCTGTCGATGGAGGGGTGACTGTCAATGGCCTCCTCTTCCAAGGAGCATGA